A genomic window from Acinetobacter chinensis includes:
- the secD gene encoding protein translocase subunit SecD produces the protein MRYPAWKYLLILVVLVISTLYALPSLYPDEPAVQISGAKAGTQIDSSIIQKAEQILKSENIKSHDNSFTNNAALLRLDSSEAQLKAKEALRRSLGDDYVVALNLAPTTPEWLQKIGAKPMKLGLDLRGGVHFLLEVDMDKAISQRMETSETDIRRQFRDNKIKFNSLSMNNNVITVQFASNDDRSKAMDFLRSNGNEFTQQAVATDSGSTLRLSYTDVRKQEIQSYAVNQNLTTLRNRINELGVAEALVQTQGSNRIVVELPGVQDTAEAKRVLGRTANLEFRLVSDLNDQYIDSYTGKSNGQPLPPGTAAFAYESLDSGRELLLNRNRILTGERVQNATSGFSQDTGGAEVNITLDAAGGKLMADATRNAVGKRMAVLFIENKQKISYVADPATGTQTEVRTPYTESVIINAATIQAVLGSQFRITGLDSPQEAAELALMLRAGALAAPMYFVEERVVGPSLGQENIDKGVTSTIVGFILVALWMVVFFRLFGLIADFALIINLAMLLTVMSWIGASLTLPGIAGIVITIGMAVDANVLICERIREELRWGASPKQAIVAGYDRAYNTIFDSNLTTFLVAFILFAIGTGPIKGFAVTLMIGIVCSMFTAITVTRAIVQIIYGKKRNLKKLSI, from the coding sequence ATGCGTTACCCAGCATGGAAATATCTGCTGATCCTGGTTGTCCTGGTTATCAGCACGTTATATGCCCTGCCAAGTTTGTATCCTGATGAACCTGCCGTTCAGATTTCAGGCGCCAAAGCCGGAACTCAGATTGACAGCAGCATCATACAAAAAGCAGAGCAGATACTGAAAAGCGAAAATATTAAAAGCCATGACAACAGCTTTACCAACAATGCGGCACTGTTACGCCTTGATTCATCTGAAGCTCAGCTGAAAGCCAAGGAAGCATTACGTCGCAGCCTTGGTGATGACTATGTTGTTGCACTGAACCTGGCTCCAACAACACCTGAATGGCTGCAGAAAATTGGTGCAAAACCAATGAAGCTTGGCCTGGACTTACGGGGTGGTGTTCACTTCCTGCTGGAAGTGGATATGGACAAAGCCATTTCACAGCGGATGGAAACATCAGAAACAGATATCCGTCGTCAGTTCCGTGACAACAAGATCAAGTTCAACAGTCTGTCCATGAACAACAACGTCATTACGGTACAGTTTGCCAGCAATGATGACCGTTCCAAAGCGATGGACTTCCTGCGCAGCAATGGCAATGAATTCACTCAGCAGGCTGTAGCAACTGATTCAGGTTCTACACTGCGTCTGAGCTATACAGATGTCCGCAAACAGGAAATTCAGTCCTATGCGGTCAATCAGAACTTAACCACACTGCGTAACCGTATTAATGAACTGGGTGTAGCAGAAGCACTGGTACAGACTCAGGGCAGTAACCGTATTGTGGTTGAATTGCCTGGTGTACAGGATACAGCTGAAGCAAAACGTGTTCTGGGTCGTACTGCGAACCTTGAATTCCGTCTGGTTTCAGACCTGAATGATCAATACATTGATTCCTACACAGGTAAATCCAACGGTCAGCCTCTACCTCCTGGTACAGCTGCCTTTGCATACGAGTCACTGGACAGCGGTCGTGAATTACTGCTGAACCGTAACCGTATTCTGACTGGTGAACGCGTTCAGAATGCAACTTCAGGTTTCAGCCAGGACACGGGTGGTGCTGAAGTGAATATTACCCTGGATGCGGCTGGCGGTAAGCTGATGGCAGATGCAACCCGCAATGCTGTCGGCAAACGCATGGCCGTTCTGTTCATCGAAAACAAACAGAAAATCAGCTATGTTGCAGACCCAGCAACAGGTACACAGACTGAAGTCCGTACACCTTATACTGAATCTGTGATTATCAATGCGGCAACCATTCAGGCTGTTCTGGGTTCTCAGTTCCGTATCACAGGACTGGATTCGCCACAGGAAGCTGCTGAACTGGCATTGATGCTTCGTGCAGGTGCGCTTGCTGCGCCGATGTACTTTGTGGAAGAACGTGTTGTTGGTCCAAGCCTGGGACAGGAAAATATTGATAAAGGTGTTACATCCACCATTGTTGGATTTATCCTAGTCGCTTTATGGATGGTGGTGTTCTTCCGTCTGTTTGGTCTGATTGCCGATTTTGCTCTGATCATCAACCTTGCCATGCTTTTAACAGTCATGTCCTGGATCGGTGCCTCACTCACCCTGCCCGGTATTGCCGGTATCGTGATCACCATTGGTATGGCAGTCGATGCCAACGTACTGATCTGCGAACGGATACGGGAAGAACTGCGATGGGGAGCCTCACCTAAGCAGGCGATTGTAGCGGGTTATGATCGTGCCTATAACACCATTTTCGACTCGAACTTAACCACATTCCTTGTGGCGTTCATTTTGTTCGCAATTGGTACAGGTCCGATTAAAGGCTTCGCGGTTACCCTGATGATTGGTATTGTCTGCTCGATGTTTACTGCAATTACAGTAACACGTGCAATCGTACAGATTATTTACGGTAAAAAGCGTAACCTGAAAAAGTTGAGCATATAG
- the yajC gene encoding preprotein translocase subunit YajC, whose protein sequence is MSLFISTAHAAGEAAQQPSMVANLLMIAVFVAIFYFLIWRPQAKRAKEHRTLVESLGVGSEVVFAGGLMGKILKIEGDFAVVELNRGNEVKIQRASVISVLPEGTLNNL, encoded by the coding sequence ATGAGCCTTTTTATTTCTACTGCTCACGCAGCAGGTGAAGCCGCACAGCAGCCAAGTATGGTCGCTAACCTATTAATGATTGCTGTTTTTGTTGCAATTTTCTACTTTCTGATCTGGCGCCCTCAGGCAAAACGTGCCAAAGAGCACCGCACCCTGGTTGAAAGCCTGGGTGTAGGCAGTGAAGTTGTTTTTGCCGGTGGCCTGATGGGCAAAATTTTAAAAATTGAAGGTGATTTTGCTGTGGTTGAACTGAACCGCGGTAATGAAGTAAAAATCCAGCGTGCAAGTGTCATTTCAGTACTTCCTGAAGGCACATTAAACAACCTGTAA
- the tgt gene encoding tRNA guanosine(34) transglycosylase Tgt, whose product MKFEKLGQSGRARRGRLTLEHGVVETPVFMPVGTYGTVKGMLPRDIEDIQAQIILGNTFHLYLRPGLDVIREHGGLHEFMKWNKPILTDSGGFQVFSLGAMRKIKEEGVTFRSPIDGSKVFLSPEISMEIQQTLNSDIVMIFDECTPYPATHEEAQKSLQLSLRWAKRCKTHHHDVLKNKNALFGIIQGGMYEDLRDESLNGLKEIDFDGFAIGGLSVGEPKEEMIKVLDYLPAKMPEDKPRYLMGVGKPEDIVEGIRRGVDMFDCVMPTRNARNGHYFVTDGLVRIRNSKYRHDQSPLDPHCDCYTCTNFTRAYLFHLEKCGEMLGSMLGTIHNLRYYQRFTQDIRDALDNGSFDAFVEDFYTRRGLEVPPCPQD is encoded by the coding sequence ATGAAGTTTGAAAAACTTGGTCAGTCGGGTCGCGCCCGTCGTGGCCGTCTGACCCTCGAACACGGTGTGGTCGAAACCCCTGTGTTTATGCCTGTTGGCACTTATGGAACTGTCAAAGGCATGCTTCCTCGTGACATTGAAGACATTCAGGCACAGATCATTCTGGGCAACACTTTCCATCTTTATTTACGTCCAGGACTGGATGTGATCAGAGAACATGGCGGTCTGCATGAATTTATGAAATGGAATAAACCCATTCTGACAGATTCAGGCGGCTTTCAGGTGTTCAGCCTGGGTGCCATGCGTAAGATCAAGGAAGAAGGGGTAACTTTCCGTTCGCCTATTGATGGTTCTAAAGTATTTCTGTCCCCTGAAATTTCCATGGAAATTCAGCAGACATTAAACTCAGATATCGTCATGATTTTTGATGAATGTACACCTTATCCTGCCACTCACGAAGAAGCACAGAAATCTTTGCAGCTTTCCCTTCGCTGGGCAAAACGCTGTAAAACTCATCATCATGATGTCCTGAAAAATAAAAATGCCTTATTCGGTATTATTCAGGGTGGTATGTATGAAGATCTTCGTGATGAATCACTCAATGGACTCAAAGAAATTGACTTTGACGGTTTTGCCATTGGTGGGCTTTCTGTCGGTGAACCGAAAGAAGAAATGATCAAGGTACTGGATTATCTTCCTGCAAAAATGCCTGAAGATAAACCACGTTATCTGATGGGTGTAGGTAAGCCTGAAGATATCGTTGAAGGTATCCGCCGCGGTGTTGATATGTTTGACTGTGTGATGCCGACACGTAATGCCCGTAACGGACATTATTTTGTGACTGATGGTCTGGTGCGTATCCGTAACAGTAAATACCGTCATGATCAGAGTCCACTCGACCCGCACTGTGACTGTTATACCTGTACCAATTTTACCCGTGCTTATCTGTTCCACCTGGAAAAATGTGGCGAGATGCTGGGTTCCATGCTCGGTACCATTCATAACCTGCGTTATTACCAAAGATTTACACAGGACATCCGTGATGCATTGGATAATGGCAGCTTCGATGCATTTGTTGAAGACTTTTATACACGTCGCGGACTTGAAGTACCGCCCTGTCCACAAGATTAA
- a CDS encoding LemA family protein, translated as MGLLIFLLVIIAIVVGCVLVRNNIVRHHNATVRAWSDVASYERQKVKILDALQPLVEQYSAFEKGTLEKVTELRQNIMSLNMKTADVSQLQRIEALNRELIQNLNIVVENYPELKANEIYLRMMNEIDEQNENVGAAITIFNRNVELFNNHIQIFPNNIINTMTLGKKAIRPFRDSTTLQNFDYRPNF; from the coding sequence ATGGGCTTACTGATTTTTTTACTGGTCATCATCGCCATCGTGGTCGGATGTGTGCTGGTCCGCAACAATATAGTCCGACATCATAATGCCACCGTTCGTGCCTGGTCAGATGTTGCCAGCTATGAACGTCAGAAAGTAAAAATACTCGATGCACTGCAGCCGTTGGTCGAACAGTATTCTGCATTTGAAAAAGGCACACTGGAAAAAGTCACTGAACTGCGTCAGAATATCATGAGTCTGAACATGAAAACTGCCGATGTCTCTCAGTTACAGCGTATTGAAGCACTGAACCGTGAGCTGATTCAGAACTTAAATATTGTGGTGGAAAATTATCCTGAACTGAAAGCCAACGAAATTTACCTGAGAATGATGAATGAAATCGATGAGCAGAATGAAAATGTCGGTGCTGCCATTACGATTTTTAACCGCAATGTAGAGCTGTTCAACAACCATATTCAGATTTTTCCGAACAATATCATCAACACCATGACACTGGGCAAAAAAGCCATCCGTCCTTTCAGAGACAGTACAACTCTACAGAATTTTGATTATCGTCCAAATTTCTGA
- the queA gene encoding tRNA preQ1(34) S-adenosylmethionine ribosyltransferase-isomerase QueA → MQLSDFNFDLPDELIARYPLESRSASRLLHLDAQGQYHDCHFTDILELLAPGDLLILNDTKVMKARLKGKRASGGAVEVLVERMQDRFIAHCHIKASNSPKAGAELFIGPDEVKVTVQGRHENLFIVEFSQPILNVLDQYGQLPIPPYFNREAEAIDTERYQTVFNDPTKLASVAAPTASLHFDQNLLEKLETKGVQKTFVTLHVGAGTFLPVRTTDIENHIMHSEWCDVPEHTVELIRQTKARGNKVIAVGTTATRAVESAAQAHDGELAAWTGDTQIFIYPGYEFKVVDRLITNFHLPESTLLMLVSALSNRENILNAYRHAVECQYRFFSYGDAMLIDQATS, encoded by the coding sequence ATGCAACTTTCAGATTTTAATTTTGATCTCCCTGACGAACTGATTGCCCGCTATCCGCTGGAAAGCCGCAGTGCATCCCGACTGCTGCATCTGGATGCACAAGGACAGTATCACGACTGTCATTTCACCGATATTCTCGAACTGCTTGCACCAGGCGATCTGCTTATTCTGAATGATACAAAAGTCATGAAAGCCCGCTTAAAAGGTAAACGTGCTTCAGGGGGTGCTGTCGAAGTTCTGGTCGAGCGTATGCAGGACAGATTTATTGCACATTGTCATATTAAAGCCAGCAATTCACCTAAAGCAGGTGCTGAGTTGTTTATTGGCCCGGATGAAGTGAAAGTCACGGTTCAGGGTCGCCATGAAAACCTGTTTATTGTTGAGTTTTCACAGCCCATTCTGAATGTACTGGATCAGTATGGACAGTTACCTATCCCGCCTTATTTCAACCGTGAAGCAGAAGCGATTGATACTGAACGCTACCAAACCGTGTTCAATGACCCGACCAAACTTGCCAGTGTCGCCGCTCCAACAGCCAGCCTGCACTTTGATCAGAACTTACTGGAAAAACTTGAAACTAAAGGTGTCCAGAAGACTTTTGTGACCCTTCATGTGGGCGCGGGGACTTTCCTGCCCGTCAGAACCACTGATATTGAAAATCATATCATGCACAGTGAATGGTGTGATGTGCCTGAACATACCGTGGAACTGATCCGTCAGACCAAAGCCCGTGGCAACAAAGTCATTGCTGTCGGCACAACCGCAACCCGAGCGGTGGAAAGTGCTGCACAGGCGCATGATGGTGAGCTTGCAGCATGGACAGGTGACACACAGATTTTTATTTACCCAGGCTATGAGTTTAAAGTGGTGGATCGTCTGATCACCAACTTCCACCTGCCTGAATCCACCCTGCTCATGCTGGTTTCTGCACTGTCCAACCGTGAAAACATTCTGAATGCCTACCGACATGCTGTTGAATGTCAGTACCGTTTTTTCAGTTACGGTGATGCCATGCTGATTGACCAGGCAACGTCCTGA
- a CDS encoding sensor histidine kinase translates to MRLKLLEVGAGTEQLSACKISLLLGVFSNENSIERFMKIGRKVLNVKNAILAFPEEPYVWLSSAAGFKALHAHEEALLHPYFQGAPFIDSRHWNYEEFSKHIDHLGVDHERLICFDLKLSNKQSIGQVSFYDDGTVSFDDESIELVQEFAQGLAKIIEMNADYEELKERFEQQSALNFSKTKFFQIIAHDLRAPFHGLLGFSEVLAEERATLDEDSIQNIADYLHDTAESTYTLLENLLNWAMAEGGRFVYHPINFKLKQTTRIVSNVLNTLAVQKNIQLIDLVPDDLKVHADINMVTSIIQNLVSNALKFTHTDGSGKVTVSAANVDGVVQIKIHDTGIGMTESQIQNIFEPQLNVSLKGTSGEKGTGLGLVLCKRFVDLNQGEISVSSQEGWGTQFTVTLPPATSGHQTIANTELMVRYSRSD, encoded by the coding sequence ATGAGATTAAAGCTGCTGGAAGTGGGTGCTGGAACAGAGCAACTGAGTGCCTGTAAGATTTCACTGTTACTGGGTGTATTCAGTAATGAAAACAGTATTGAACGGTTTATGAAAATTGGTCGGAAAGTACTGAATGTGAAGAATGCGATTCTGGCATTCCCTGAAGAACCCTATGTCTGGCTGTCATCTGCTGCTGGTTTTAAAGCTTTACATGCGCACGAAGAAGCATTATTGCATCCTTATTTTCAGGGCGCGCCATTTATTGACTCCCGCCACTGGAATTATGAGGAATTTTCCAAACATATTGATCATCTGGGTGTCGATCACGAAAGATTGATCTGTTTTGATCTGAAACTCAGTAATAAACAGTCAATTGGACAGGTGTCCTTTTATGATGACGGTACTGTAAGTTTTGATGATGAAAGTATTGAGCTGGTCCAGGAATTTGCACAGGGACTGGCTAAAATTATTGAAATGAATGCTGATTATGAAGAATTAAAAGAACGCTTTGAACAGCAGTCCGCACTGAATTTCAGTAAAACTAAATTTTTTCAGATTATTGCACATGATTTAAGAGCACCATTTCATGGTCTGCTGGGCTTTTCAGAGGTGCTGGCAGAGGAGCGGGCGACCTTGGATGAAGACAGTATTCAGAATATTGCAGACTATCTGCATGATACGGCTGAATCCACCTATACATTGCTTGAAAATCTGCTGAACTGGGCAATGGCAGAGGGTGGTCGTTTTGTTTATCATCCGATCAACTTTAAACTGAAACAGACGACACGGATTGTCAGCAATGTTTTAAACACCCTTGCTGTTCAGAAAAATATTCAGTTGATAGATCTGGTTCCAGATGATTTAAAAGTCCATGCAGATATCAATATGGTGACATCGATTATTCAGAACCTGGTTTCCAATGCACTGAAATTTACACATACTGATGGTTCTGGAAAAGTGACGGTTTCCGCTGCAAATGTGGATGGTGTGGTGCAGATTAAAATTCATGATACTGGGATCGGTATGACTGAATCTCAGATTCAGAATATTTTTGAACCGCAGTTGAATGTCAGTCTGAAAGGAACCTCAGGTGAAAAAGGGACGGGACTCGGACTGGTGCTGTGTAAGCGTTTTGTCGATCTGAATCAGGGTGAAATCAGTGTTTCTTCTCAGGAAGGATGGGGAACTCAGTTTACCGTTACACTGCCACCAGCGACCAGTGGTCATCAGACCATTGCAAATACGGAGCTGATGGTCAGATATTCCAGATCTGACTGA
- the glnE gene encoding bifunctional [glutamate--ammonia ligase]-adenylyl-L-tyrosine phosphorylase/[glutamate--ammonia-ligase] adenylyltransferase → MNAEQLKKTLRASQYAEQVLSLHQPILEQDYAFDQFQQHLSTTQIQQYVHDVLDGIQDEQLWMKELRVLRARLMFRWIWQDANQLTDVVTLTRELSDFADASIVVAKEFALKPLIAKHGEPVSYSGKVQDLIVIGMGKLGAQELNLSSDIDLIFAFDEQGETSGRKCIEIQQFCILWGQKLIYLLDHITADGFVFRVDMRLRPWGDGSALAISHVALEKYLSQHGREWERYAWIKARIITGGKVGDDLLGMTRPFVFRKYVDYTAFEAMREMKAMIEREVARRNIADDIKLGAGGIREVEFIVQVFQLIYGGSKLELQDRQCLVSLRHLGEVGLLDHQSVLDLEDAYLFLRRVEHAIQALNDQQTQSLPSEPELRQRITDTLGFADWDSFLEFLNQKRRKVTFQFEHLIKEKGLESPTESFSQLESQLNDVLDDGAKNLVHEFWYGHAIKKLPAKAVQRLKEFWPHLIEAILQSDKPQVALLRLMPLVESVLRRTVYLVMLIESKGALQRLVKMATVSPWICEELTHYPVLLDEFLSMDFELPKRKDLEDSLRQQLLRIELDEVEDLMRVLRLFKKSNVLTVAASDVLAESPLMKVSDALTDIAEVSVNATLQLAYQITAKKHGYPVNADGQRCSLDQLAFSVIGYGKVGGIELGYGSDLDLVFIHYMDEQSDTDGMKPISSFEFAMRVAQKFMSLMTTQTLDGRVYEIDTRLRPSGEAGLLVTSLKAFEQYQLKSAWLWEHQALVRARSIAGAKDLIEKFESLRCQILTQPREEAHVREEVLKMRQKMKDHLGSSKEQQKDGIFHLKQDAGGIVDIEFMAQYAVLAWSGSNPDLAHYSDNVRILEDAAKAGCLSSDDATALIQAYLSERAESHRLALANQTMQVSAAEWFDTREVVCKLWQRLIDPGATSVAG, encoded by the coding sequence ATGAATGCAGAACAGTTAAAAAAAACATTACGCGCCAGTCAATATGCAGAACAGGTACTGAGCCTGCATCAACCCATACTGGAACAGGATTATGCATTCGATCAGTTTCAGCAGCATCTTTCCACAACACAGATACAGCAGTATGTCCATGATGTGCTTGATGGCATTCAGGATGAACAGCTGTGGATGAAAGAGCTGCGGGTACTTCGTGCACGGTTGATGTTCCGCTGGATCTGGCAGGATGCCAATCAGCTGACCGATGTGGTGACATTAACCCGCGAGCTTTCTGATTTTGCTGATGCGAGCATAGTTGTAGCTAAAGAATTTGCACTTAAACCTTTAATTGCCAAACATGGTGAGCCTGTCAGTTACAGTGGTAAAGTTCAGGATCTTATTGTCATTGGTATGGGGAAACTGGGGGCGCAGGAACTCAATTTATCCAGTGATATTGACCTGATATTTGCCTTTGATGAACAGGGTGAAACCAGCGGGCGTAAATGTATAGAGATCCAGCAGTTCTGTATTCTCTGGGGGCAGAAACTGATTTATCTGCTCGATCATATTACGGCAGACGGGTTTGTCTTCCGTGTGGATATGCGCCTGCGTCCGTGGGGAGACGGTTCTGCACTGGCTATCAGTCATGTCGCACTGGAAAAATATCTGAGTCAGCATGGGCGTGAATGGGAACGCTATGCCTGGATCAAGGCGCGCATTATCACGGGTGGAAAAGTAGGCGATGACTTACTCGGTATGACACGTCCATTTGTGTTCCGTAAGTATGTCGATTACACCGCGTTTGAAGCGATGCGTGAAATGAAAGCCATGATTGAGCGTGAAGTGGCTCGTCGTAATATTGCTGATGATATTAAACTGGGTGCGGGTGGAATCCGTGAAGTCGAATTTATTGTTCAGGTGTTCCAATTGATTTATGGCGGTTCAAAACTGGAACTTCAGGATCGTCAGTGTCTGGTAAGTCTGCGTCATTTGGGTGAAGTCGGACTGTTGGATCATCAGTCAGTTCTGGATCTGGAAGATGCCTATCTGTTCCTGCGCCGTGTTGAACATGCAATCCAGGCACTGAATGATCAGCAGACACAGTCACTTCCGAGTGAACCTGAATTACGTCAACGGATTACCGATACGCTGGGTTTTGCTGACTGGGACAGTTTCCTTGAGTTTTTAAATCAGAAACGTCGCAAGGTCACTTTTCAGTTTGAGCATCTGATCAAGGAAAAAGGACTTGAATCTCCAACAGAGAGTTTCAGTCAGCTTGAAAGTCAGTTGAATGATGTGTTGGATGATGGTGCCAAAAACCTGGTTCATGAGTTCTGGTATGGGCATGCCATTAAAAAATTACCTGCCAAAGCTGTACAGCGGTTAAAAGAATTCTGGCCACATCTGATTGAAGCCATTCTGCAGTCAGACAAACCTCAGGTTGCTTTACTCCGTCTCATGCCACTGGTGGAATCGGTGCTGCGCAGGACGGTTTATCTGGTGATGCTGATCGAAAGTAAGGGGGCATTACAGCGCCTGGTGAAAATGGCAACCGTCAGCCCGTGGATCTGTGAGGAGCTGACGCATTATCCTGTGCTGCTGGACGAGTTTCTTTCCATGGATTTTGAACTGCCAAAACGGAAGGATCTGGAAGACTCGTTACGCCAGCAGCTGCTGCGTATAGAGCTGGATGAAGTGGAAGACCTGATGCGGGTATTGCGTCTGTTTAAAAAATCCAATGTTCTGACGGTTGCGGCAAGTGATGTGCTGGCAGAAAGCCCACTCATGAAAGTGTCCGATGCATTGACTGATATTGCTGAAGTTTCGGTCAATGCCACCTTGCAGCTGGCTTATCAGATCACAGCAAAAAAACATGGATATCCAGTCAATGCCGATGGTCAGCGCTGTTCACTGGATCAGCTGGCTTTCAGTGTGATCGGGTATGGAAAAGTCGGTGGTATTGAACTTGGTTATGGCTCAGATCTGGATCTGGTTTTTATTCATTATATGGATGAACAAAGTGACACCGATGGAATGAAGCCGATCAGCAGTTTTGAATTTGCCATGCGTGTGGCACAGAAATTTATGTCTCTGATGACCACGCAGACACTGGATGGCCGGGTGTATGAAATTGATACCCGTCTAAGACCGTCTGGAGAGGCAGGTCTGCTGGTGACCAGTCTGAAAGCATTTGAGCAGTATCAGCTGAAAAGTGCATGGTTATGGGAACATCAGGCACTTGTACGCGCCCGCTCCATTGCAGGAGCAAAAGATTTAATCGAAAAATTTGAATCTTTAAGATGTCAGATTCTGACCCAGCCTCGGGAAGAAGCCCATGTCCGCGAAGAAGTACTGAAGATGCGTCAGAAAATGAAAGATCATCTGGGTTCTTCCAAAGAGCAGCAAAAAGATGGGATTTTTCATTTAAAACAGGATGCGGGTGGTATCGTTGATATCGAATTTATGGCACAGTATGCTGTATTAGCCTGGAGTGGGTCGAATCCTGATCTCGCCCATTATTCCGACAATGTACGAATCCTTGAAGACGCCGCAAAAGCAGGTTGCTTATCCAGCGACGACGCGACAGCATTGATTCAAGCTTATCTAAGTGAACGAGCCGAGAGCCACCGTCTGGCACTTGCTAATCAAACGATGCAGGTCAGTGCCGCAGAGTGGTTCGACACCAGAGAGGTAGTTTGCAAGTTATGGCAAAGATTAATTGATCCAGGTGCAACTTCTGTAGCTGGATAG
- a CDS encoding branched-chain amino acid transaminase — MNLADRDGFIWQDGQMVDWREAKVHVLTHTLHYSMGVFEGVRAYETPNGTAIFRLQDHTKRLLNSAKIYQMKVPFDQATLEQAQLDVVRENKLASCYLRPIIFIGSEKLGIAATDNTIHATVAAWSWGAYLGDEAMAKGIRVKTSSFTHHHPNVTMCKAKAAGNYTLSILAHQEVAKAGYDEAMLMDPQGYVCQGSGENVFLVKDGVLHTPDIAGGALDGITRQTIITIAKDLGYEVVERRITRDEFYIGDEAFFTGTAAEVTPIREYDDREIGSGTRGPITEKIQKAFFDAVQGKDPKYAHWLTYVK; from the coding sequence ATGAACTTGGCTGATCGTGATGGTTTTATCTGGCAAGATGGACAAATGGTTGACTGGCGTGAGGCAAAAGTCCACGTCTTAACTCATACTTTACATTACAGTATGGGTGTCTTTGAAGGTGTCCGTGCTTATGAAACCCCGAATGGTACCGCGATTTTTCGTCTCCAGGATCATACAAAGCGTTTGTTGAATTCTGCAAAAATCTATCAGATGAAAGTTCCTTTTGACCAGGCGACACTGGAACAGGCTCAGTTAGATGTGGTTCGTGAAAATAAATTAGCGTCCTGCTATTTACGTCCAATCATTTTCATTGGTTCAGAGAAACTGGGTATTGCTGCGACTGACAACACCATTCATGCAACTGTAGCTGCATGGAGCTGGGGTGCATACCTGGGTGATGAAGCAATGGCGAAGGGTATCCGTGTTAAAACTTCATCATTTACACACCATCACCCTAACGTGACCATGTGCAAAGCGAAAGCTGCGGGTAACTATACGCTTTCCATTCTTGCACATCAGGAAGTGGCTAAGGCTGGTTATGATGAAGCTATGCTGATGGATCCACAGGGTTATGTCTGTCAGGGTTCTGGTGAAAACGTATTCCTGGTGAAAGATGGTGTTTTACATACGCCGGATATTGCTGGTGGTGCGCTGGATGGTATTACCCGTCAGACGATTATTACCATTGCGAAAGATCTGGGTTATGAAGTGGTTGAACGCCGTATTACCCGTGATGAATTCTATATTGGTGATGAAGCATTCTTTACCGGTACTGCTGCTGAAGTCACTCCAATCCGTGAATACGATGACCGTGAAATCGGTTCAGGTACACGTGGTCCGATCACTGAAAAAATTCAGAAAGCATTCTTTGATGCAGTTCAGGGCAAAGACCCTAAATATGCACACTGGCTGACTTATGTAAAATAA